Proteins from one Fragaria vesca subsp. vesca linkage group LG6, FraVesHawaii_1.0, whole genome shotgun sequence genomic window:
- the LOC101296976 gene encoding purple acid phosphatase 22-like yields MMKKFSLHLFSLLLTISLVSQLLKSQDDDFVRQPAGRVILTPHGRSDSDPQQVHISLAGKDHMRVSWVTDNSHKKSIVEYGEQSGKHNAKATGEHTRYDYFSYTSGRIHHVTIGPLEPSTTYFYICGGSGPEFSFKTPPQTHPIEFVVVGDLGQTDWTNSTLAHIKSIDYDVLLLPGDLSYANGHQPLWDSFGRIVEPLASRRPWMVTQGNHEVESSPVVSPTGFKAFNARWQMPYKESGSTSNLYYSFEVAGTHIIMLGSYAEFDTESSQYAWLVSDSAKIDRKKTPWVVVVLHAPWYNTNTAHQGEGESMRKSVEELLYKARVDLVFSGHVHAYERFTRVYNKEADPCGPVHVTIGDGGNLEGLALMFEDPASPLSLYREPSFGHGRLKIVNETHAVWGWHRNHDSNFVVKDQVWIQSLSSSKRCSESVDQEVLLSSKDEL; encoded by the exons ATGATGAAGAAATTCAGCCTGCATCTGTTCTCTCTCCTCCTAACTATCTCTCTCGTCTCTCAGCTCCTAAAATCACAAGATGATGATTTTGTTAGGCAACCAGCTGGTAGAGTAATACTCACTCCTCATGGTCGTTCTGATTCAGACCCTCAACAG GTGCATATTTCACTGGCGGGAAAGGATCACATGAGAGTTTCATGGGTTACAGACAACAGTCATAAAAAATCTATTGTGGAGTATGGAGAGCAATCTGGAAAACATAATGCAAAGGCTACTGGAGAACACACACGGTATGATTATTTTTCATATACTTCTGGGCGGATCCACCATGTTACCATTGGCCCTTTGGAGCCTTCAACCACATACTTCTATATCTGTGGTGGTTCCGGTCCGGAGTTCTCCTTCAAGACACCCCCACAGACACATCCGATCGAATTTGTAGTGGTTG GTGACCTAGGACAAACTGATTGGACTAACTCCACTCTAGCCCACATCAAAAGCATAGACTACGATGTACTCCTCCTACCTGGTGACCTATCCTATGCCAATGGACACCAACCCCTTTGGGACTCGTTCGGCCGGATTGTCGAGCCCTTGGCAAGCCGCCGCCCCTGGATGGTCACACAAGGCAACCACGAGGTGGAAAGCTCTCCTGTCGTCTCCCCAACCGGCTTCAAAGCCTTCAATGCCAGGTGGCAAATGCCGTACAAGGAAAGCGGATCCACCTCAAACTTGTACTACTCCTTTGAAGTTGCTGGCACCCACATCATCATGCTTGGCTCCTATGCCGAGTTCGACACCGAATCATCGCAGTACGCGTGGCTTGTATCCGACTCGGCGAAGATTGATAGAAAGAAAACGCCGTGGGTTGTGGTGGTATTGCATGCACCGTGGTATAATACCAACACTGCTCATCAGGGTGAAGGAGAGAGCATGAGAAAGTCTGTGGAGGAGTTGCTGTATAAGGCACGGGTTGATCTGGTTTTTTCAGGGCACGTTCATGCCTATGAGCGATTT ACAAGGGTGTACAACAAGGAGGCTGATCCATGCGGTCCGGTGCATGTTACCATTGGCGACGGTGGGAACCTAGAAGGACTGGCATTAAT GTTCGAAGACCCAGCTTCTCCTCTCTCCTTGTACAGAGAACCAAGTTTTGGACATGGACGACTCAAGATAGTGAATGAAACACACGCCGTTTGGGGATGGCATCGCAACCACGACTCAAACTTTGTCGTAAAAGACCAAGTTTGGATACAAAGTTTGAGCTCCTCTAAAAGATGCTCCGAATCTGTGGACCAGGAAGTTCTATTGTCATCTAAGGATGAATTGTAA
- the LOC101314203 gene encoding probable purple acid phosphatase 20-like, which translates to MAAQRLGLFLVLTLLGLALPEFSEGYKRPPARKILDVQSDNDPESNSPEQVHISLVGEDKMRISWMTKNPSPATVDYGTSPGSYSNSATGSTTSYSYLLYKSGEFHNVDVGSLKPNSVYYYRCGSSPGPEFSFKTPPAAFPLTFAVAGDLGQTEWTGETLQHISKTAYDVLLLPGDLSYADFKQDRWDSFGRLVQPLASQRPWMVTEGNHEVEKIPILHSTPFTAYNSRWRMPHEESGSDSNLYYSFNVAGVHVIMLGSYTDFDPASSQYKWLQADLAKVDRGRTPWVVVIIHAPWYNSNEAHQGEPESIEMKSSMEELLYNGRVDLVFAGHVHAYERFTRVYKDKADDCGPVHITIGDGGNREGLATNYIEPKPAISMFREASFGHGQLQVVNGTHALWTWHRNQDNNEAVPSDNIWLTSLLATAACKK; encoded by the exons ATGGCCGCGCAGAGGCTGGGATTGTTTCTCGTTCTGACACTGTTGGGGTTGGCCTTGCCGGAGTTCTCTGAGGGATACAAACGTCCACCGGCGAGGAAGATTCTCGACGTGCAGTCTGATAATGATCCTGAATCCAATTCTCCAGAACAG GTGCATATATCCCTGGTTGGTGAAGACAAAATGAGAATATCATGGATGACAAAGAACCCAAGTCCAGCGACAGTTGATTATGGCACGTCTCCTGGTTCTTACTCGAACTCTGCAACTGGAAGTACAACTTCATACTCTTATCTATTGTACAAAAGTGGAGAGTTCCACAACGTCGACGTTGGTTCATTGAAACCCAACTCAGTTTACTACTACCGCTGCGGCTCCAGTCCGGGACCCGAGTTCAGTTTCAAAACCCCTCCCGCCGCCTTCCCTCTCACATTTGCAGTGGCAG GTGATCTTGGACAGACTGAGTGGACTGGAGAAACCCTCCAACACATAAGCAAAACAGCATATGACGTTCTCTTGTTGCCCGGAGACTTATCCTATGCTGATTTCAAGCAAGATAGATGGGACTCATTCGGCCGATTGGTCCAACCGCTAGCTAGCCAGCGGCCGTGGATGGTCACAGAAGGCAACCACGAGGTCGAGAAGATTCCAATCTTACATTCTACACCCTTCACGGCATACAACTCCCGGTGGAGAATGCCGCATGAAGAGAGCGGGTCGGATTCCAACCTCTATTATTCCTTCAATGTGGCTGGCGTTCATGTTATCATGTTGGGGTCATACACCGATTTTGATCCTGCTTCTTCACAGTACAAGTGGCTACAGGCGGATTTGGCAAAGGTTGACAGGGGGAGAACTCCTTGGGTTGTGGTGATCATCCATGCTCCATGGTACAACTCAAACGAGGCACATCAGGGCGAACCCGAATCGATTGAGATGAAGAGCTCCATGGAAGAATTGCTATATAATGGTCGTGTTGATCTTGTTTTTGCAGGACACGTACATGCCTATGAACGTTTC ACTCGAGTTTACAAAGACAAAGCTGATGATTGTGGTCCGGTGCATATTACCATCGGAGATGGAGGCAACCGCGAAGGCCTTGCCACAAA TTATATAGAACCAAAACCAGCAATATCGATGTTCAGGGAGGCGAGCTTTGGGCATGGACAATTGCAGGTAGTGAACGGAACCCATGCGCTGTGGACATGGCATAGGAATCAGGATAATAATGAGGCTGTTCCAAGTGACAATATTTGGCTCACAAGCCTCTTGGCTACTGCAGCCTGTAAAAAGTAG